A window of Saccopteryx leptura isolate mSacLep1 chromosome 5, mSacLep1_pri_phased_curated, whole genome shotgun sequence contains these coding sequences:
- the LOC136406509 gene encoding broad substrate specificity ATP-binding cassette transporter ABCG2-like yields the protein MRPGLNAILGPTGGGKSSLLDILAARKDPQGLSGDVLINGAPRPANFKCNSGYVVQDDVVMGTLTVRENLQFSAAVRLPTTMTNHEKNERINMVIQELGLTEVADSKVGTHFTRGVSGGERKRTSIGMELITDPSILFLDEPTTGLDSSTANAVLLLLKRMSQQGRTIIFSIHQPRYSIFKLFDSLTLLASGRLVFHGPAHEALGYFASAGYHRDPYNNPADFLLDIINGESSAVVLTREDKDGEANDTEEPSKRDKPLVEKLAELYVNSTFFREVKVELDQLSGVQKKSEGFKEITYATSFCHQVRWISRRSFKNLLGNPKASIAEIIVTIFLALALGVISYDLKNDPTGIQNRAGVLFFLTDKQCFTSMAFLELFVAEKKLFIHEHISGYYRVSSYFFGKLLADVLPIRTIESIIFTSITYFLLDFCRTVGQSQNNWALDLMA from the exons ATGAGACCTGGCCTCAACGCCATTCTGGGACCCACAGGTGGAGGCAAATCTTC GCTGTTAGATATTTTAGCTGCAAGGAAAGATCCTCAGGgattatctggagatgttttgaTAAACGGAGCACCTCGACCTGCCAATTTCAAATGTAACTCAGGTTACGTGGTACAA GATGATGTTGTGATGGGAactctgacagtgagagaaaaTTTACAGTTCTCAGCAGCGGTTCGGCTTCCAACCACTATGACgaatcatgaaaaaaatgaacGGATAAACATGGTCATTCAAGAGTTAGGTCTGACGGAAGTGGCAGATTCCAAG GTTGGAACTCACTTCACCCGTGGAGTGTctggaggagaaaggaaaaggacgAGTATTGGAATGGAGCTCATCACCGATCCGTCCATCTTGTTCCTGGATGAGCCCACAACTGGCTTAGACTCAAGCACAGCAAATGCTGTCCTTTTGCTCCTGAAGAG AATGTCTCAACAGGGACGAACCATCATCTTCTCCATTCATCAGCCTCGTTATTCCATCTTCAAGTTGTTTGATAGCCTCACCTTACTGGCCTCAGGAAGACTGGTGTTCCACGGGCCTGCTCACGAGGCCTTGGGATACTTTGCCTCAGCTG GTTACCACCGTGATCCCTATAATAACCCTGCAGACTTCCTCCTGGATATCATTAATGGAGAATCCTCTGCTGTGGTATTAACCAGAGAGGACAAGGATGGAGAAG CAAATGATACTGAAGAGCCTTCCAAGAGAGATAAGCCACTCGTGGAAAAATTAGCTGAGCTCTATGTCAACTCCACTTTCTTCAGAGAAGTGAAAGTTGAGTTAGATCAACTCTCAGGGGTTCAGAAGAAGAGCGAGGGCTTCAAGGAGATCACCTATGCCACCTCCTTCTGTCATCAAGTCAGATGGATTTCCAGGCGTTCCTTCAAGAACTTGCTGGGTAATCCCAAGGCCTCTATAGCTGAG ataatCGTAACAATTTTCCTAGCACTGGCTCTTGGTGTCATTTCCTATGATCTAAAAAATGACCCTACAGGAATCCAGAATAG AGCTGGAGTGCTCTTCTTCCTGACAGACAAACAGTGTTTCACTAGTATGGCCTTCCTGGAACTCTTTGTGGCTGAGAAGAAGCTCTTTAT acatGAACATATCAGTGGATACTACAGAGTGTCATCTTATTTCTTTGGGAAACTGTTAGCTGATGTACTACCCATAAGGACGATAGAAAGTATTATATTTACTTCTATAACATACTTCTTGCTAG